The Macadamia integrifolia cultivar HAES 741 unplaced genomic scaffold, SCU_Mint_v3 scaffold3630, whole genome shotgun sequence genomic interval ATTCGATGGACATGTGGAAACAACTCTTGTGGTCATGTACTTGAAATGTGGAAATGTTCAGAATGCTTTACTGATGTTTAATGAGATCGAAGATAAGGATGTGATCTCATGGACAGCCATGATCTCGGGTCTGGTACAAAATGATAGAGCTGACGAGGCTCTTAACATATTCCATTCGATGCTAAAGTCAGGAGGGATGCCCTCTACTGCAACCATAGCTAGTGCTCTCGCTGCTTGTGCACAGTTGGGTTCCTCTTCTCTGGGAACTTCCATCCATGGGTACATCATCAGGCAGAAAATTAAAGTAGACACTGCTGCTGAGAACTCGCTTCTTACCATGTACGCTAAGTGTGGTCATCTAGAACAGAGTTGGGCAGTGTTTGATAGGATAGAAGACAGAGATGTTGTTTCATGGAATGCAATAGTTGCTGGTTATGCTCAGAATGGTAATTTGGACAAGGCCTTGTGCCTCTTCAATGAAATGAGGGAGGCCTGCCAAAGACCTGATCCTATTACGGTTGTCTCCCTTCTCCAAGCTTGTGCCTCTATTGGGGCACTCCATCAAGGAAAGTGGATCCACAATTTTGTGATTAGAAATGGAGTTGGTCCTTCCATCTCAATTGACACTGCTTTGATTGATGTGTATTCAAAATGTGGTGACATCAACGCCGCTCAAAGGTGTTTTGATGATATGCCGGAGCATGACTTGGTTTCATGGAGTACAATGATTGCAGGATATGGTAGCCATGGAAAGGGAGAGACAGCTTTGAGGATGTACTCAGAATTTCTGGGAACCGGGATTGAACCTAATCATGTGATTTTCCTTGCTGTCCTCTCTGCATGTAGTCACTCTGGACTTGTTTCTCAGGGTTTGAGTGTTTTCCAGTCTATGACACAAGATTTTGGGATTGAACCAAAGCTGGAGCACCGGGCCTGCATTGTTGATCTCCTCACCCGAGCTGGAAGGGTTGTAGAGGCATATAACTTCGTCAAAAAGATGTTCTCACAACCCAGTGCTGATGTTCTTGGAATACTGCTTAATGCTTGTCGTACCCATAGAAATGCAGCTCTTGCAGATGTTGTTGCCAGGGAAATTATCATGTTGAAGCCCACCAATGCCAGCAATTATGTCCAGTTGGCACAAAGCTATGCTTCAAGGAGCAAATGGGATGGCATGGGAGAAGTGCGGATGCAGATGAAATCCTTGGGCTTGAAAAAGGTGCCCGGTTGGAGTTCTATCGAACTACACGGAACAATTGCAACATTTTTTGTAGATCAAAGTTCACATACTCAATATGAAAAGTTAATGTTAGTGTTGAacatccttggcatggaaatgaAACATGAACTCTAGCATCCATACCTAGTTTCTGTTAGAAATACCCAGAAAAATGGAGCAAAAATAAGCAAAAACCAGGCGGCGAGATAATGATCGGATCCTTAAGAGTTTAGTAGACTGCAAGGGGTGATGGTCATACCAGCCCAAAACAAGTGAAAACTGTTAACTGATCAGTGCAACCTAACTTGATAAATTGATTCTTGAATGTACCACATGGTGTGATGCTTTTGAGATGAAACTTACACTAGTACTAGAGGCTTATTTTGGCAATTTGTACAGAAGAGTTTTGCCACCATCAGGGAGAACTTCACAAAGATTGTGGTCTAACAGGTCAACATGGGAACCAAATGCAAAATCTTCATGGTTCCTTTATTCTTGTCGTTCTTTTTGTTCCCTTTGGTCTTCTCTGCTTGTTTGGATGTATTGGTTAGGATTGGACTGAAGAAAAGAGCATTAGATCAAAATAGCTAGCTTGCTGCCTGACTTGAGTCTGAAGAATGGGAGTCTTTAAGGGCTTCTGTCCGGAAATATCACCTCCGTGGTAACCTTGGCGACTATGAGGATACTGACATAGTTGCACTAAAAAATTACGTGGATTCCCAGTACTTCGGCAAGATTGTGATTGGGTCTCACCCTAAAAAATTCACTGTGATATTTGACACTGGTAGTTCAGATTTGTGGGTGTCCTCTGCCAAG includes:
- the LOC122068249 gene encoding pentatricopeptide repeat-containing protein At4g04370-like isoform X1, producing the protein MNNILGTLKKPRLISSLNTTKSSNELINRLSASGAHREVLHVYSCMLRDDTLPDAHTFPSLLKACTSIGLPSHGLSIHQRIIVDGYSSDAYIATSLINMYAKFGKTHVACQIFDTMPERSLVPWTAIIGCHSRAGQVDMAFSVYNQMRQEEIQPNSVTLLGLLFGISQLIQLLCVHALVVRLGFESEILVMNSLLNVYGRCGRVDMARHLFDSVHQRDIVSWNSLLSGYSKNENVMESLELLNRMRINRAEPDQQTFGFVVSAIANQSQLQLGQSVHGQIVKAGFGFDGHVETTLVVMYLKCGNVQNALLMFNEIEDKDVISWTAMISGLVQNDRADEALNIFHSMLKSGGMPSTATIASALAACAQLGSSSLGTSIHGYIIRQKIKVDTAAENSLLTMYAKCGHLEQSWAVFDRIEDRDVVSWNAIVAGYAQNGNLDKALCLFNEMREACQRPDPITVVSLLQACASIGALHQGKWIHNFVIRNGVGPSISIDTALIDVYSKCGDINAAQRCFDDMPEHDLVSWSTMIAGYGSHGKGETALRMYSEFLGTGIEPNHVIFLAVLSACSHSGLVSQGLSVFQSMTQDFGIEPKLEHRACIVDLLTRAGRVVEAYNFVKKMFSQPSADVLGILLNACRTHRNAALADVVAREIIMLKPTNASNYVQLAQSYASRSKWDGMGEVRMQMKSLGLKKVPGWSSIELHGTIATFFVDQSSHTQYEKLMLVLNILGMEMKHEL
- the LOC122068249 gene encoding pentatricopeptide repeat-containing protein At4g04370-like isoform X2; the protein is MNNILGTLKKPRLISSLNTTKSSNELINRLSASGAHREVLHVYSCMLRDDTLPDAHTFPSLLKACTSIGLPSHGLSIHQRIIVDGYSSDAYIATSLINMYAKFGKTHVACQIFDTMPERSLVPWTAIIGCHSRAGQVDMAFSVYNQMRQEEIQPNSVTLLGLLFGISQLIQLLCVHALVVRLGFESEILVMNSLLNVYGRCGRVDMARHLFDSVHQRDIVSWNSLLSGYSKNENVMESLELLNRMRINRAEPDQQTFGFVVSAIANQSQLQLGQSVHGQIVKAGFGFDGHVETTLVVMYLKCGNVQNALLMFNEIEDKDVISWTAMISGLVQNDRADEALNIFHSMLKSGGMPSTATIASALAACAQLGSSSLGTSIHGYIIRQKIKVDTAAENSLLTMYAKCGHLEQSWAVFDRIEDRDVVSWNAIVAGYAQNGNLDKALCLFNEMREACQRPDPITVVSLLQACASIGALHQGKWIHNFVIRNGVGPSISIDTALIDVYSKCGDINAAQRCFDDMPEHDLVSWSTMIAGYGSHGKGETALRMYSEFLGTGIEPNHVIFLAVLSACSHSGLVSQGLSVFQSMTQDFGIEPKLEHRACIVDLLTRAGRVVEAYNFVKKMFSQPSADVLGILLNACRTHRNAALADVVAREIIMLKPTNASNYVQLAQSYASRSKWDGMGEVRMQMKSLGLKKVQHC